Below is a genomic region from Desulfobacter sp..
TTCGATTTGCAGGCCGCATGGATCAGCTGCCCCCCTATTTGTTCGGCATGATCAACAAGATGAAAATGGACAAACGGCGGAACGGGGATGATGTCATTGACCTTGGCATGGGAAACCCCATGGACCCCACCCCGGATGCGGTAATTGAAAAACTGGTGGAAGTGGCCAAGGACCCCAAGTCCCACCGGTATCCGGAAAGCTCGGGCATGCCCCATCTGAAAAAAGAAATCTCCAAATATTACAACCGCCATTATCATATTGACCTGGATGCGGAAAAAGAGACCTATTTCACCATTGGCTCCAAAGAGGGAATCTCCCATCTCTGCCTGGCCATCATGGGCCCTGGGGATTCTGTCCTGGTACCGGCCCCGGCCTTTCCCATCCATATCTATGCCGCCGTCATCGCAGGGGCCAATGTCATGCGCATCCCCCTTGACCCGGAAAAAGGATTTTTAGACCGAATCGCCAATATCTGCGAGTCCTGCTACCCCAGCCCCAAAGTGCTGATGCTCAACTATCCCCACAACCCCACCGGCGTGGTCACGGACAAAAACTTTTTCAAAGAGATTGTCAAACTTGCCAAACGGTTCAACTTTATGGTCATCAATGATTTTGCCTATGCCAAGATCACCTATGACGGGTATGAGGCCCCCAGCTTCCTGGAAGTCGAAGGTGCCAAGGATGTGGGGGTGGAGTTTGGCTCCTTTTCCAAATCCTATAACATGGCCGGCTGGAGAATCGGCTATTGCGTGGGCAATGAAAAAATTGTGGCGGCTCTCGGCAAAATAAAAGGCTATTTTGACTACGGGATATTTTCCGCCATCCAGGTGGCCGGGATCATAGCGCTCCGGGACTGCGACGATACCATCCCCGAGCTGTGTAAAACCTATGAAACAAGACGGGACATCCTCTGCTCAGGCCTTGAACGCCAGGGCTGGGAAATTGAAAAACCCAAGGCCGGCATGTTTGTCTGGGCCAAGATCCCCGAGCCCTTTGCCCAAATGGGCTCCATGGAATTTGCCATCCAGCTCATGAACCGCGGCAATGTGGCCGTGGCCCCGGGAATCGGGTTTTCCGAAGAAGGGGAAGGCTATGTCCGCCTGGCCCTGGTGGAAAACGAGGAACGGTTGCGCCAGGCCGTACGCCAGATGAAAAAGGCCATGGAACAGATGGCGGTATAGACAAAAGGAGTAAGACAACCGTGCGTAAAGGAATCATTCTGGCCGGGGGTTCCGGCACCCGGCTCTACCCCCTCACCCTGTCGGTGAGCAAGCAGCTCATGCCGGTCTATGACAAGCCCATGATCTATTATCCTTTGACCACCCTGATGCTGGCCGGCATCCATGACATTCTGGTCATTACCACCCCCCACGATGTTGAGCAGTTTAAACGGGTGTTAAAAGACGGGTCCCAATGGGGCATCCGCATCCAATATGCGGTTCAGCCCTCCCCGGACGGCCTGGCCCAGGCCTTTATCATCGGAGAGGACTTTATCGGAGATGATCCCGTAACCCTGGTGCTGGGGGATAATATTTTCTACGGCCAGGGCTTGTCCGGCCGCCTCCAGGAGATTGCTTCAAGGGAAAAAGGGGCCACCATTTTCGGATACTATGTCAAAGATCCCCAGCGGTACGGGGTGATTGAATTTGACGACCAGGACCAAGTGGTGAGTGTTGAAGAGGTTCTGTTGCAAAAAAGATTTCCAGGACAAAGAGATCGTTCAGGCGTAAAATTTACGCAGCATAAGAAAACAGATTTTCGACGAATTCTTTCTGCTTTAAAATTTCTCCCTTCCTAATATTTTTAACTTGTCCTTTTCTGATCATGTTCATAATTTCATAGCCTTTTAGCGTCCGCCAGGCAGAATGAAATGTCTTGAACCCCATACCAGCTCTGACAAGCTTTTTGATAAACCGGTGGTCTTGCTCAATAATATTGTTCAGATATTTATTCTGTCTTAGGATACAGTCCTTATTCAGAAGCTTTTTTTCTTTCAAAGCCTTTACTGCCGGAGGATATGCAGGATTTCCGTCAACACTCAGAACCCGAGGTCTGATACGGTAAGAATCATTTGATTGCCGCAGATACTTCCTGCTTCGCTTTTCCATTTCAGGAGCATAGCGCTGAACCCATCGGTAAATGGTACTGTGATCCACAGACAAGCCCCGTTCTTGCATCATCTCTTCCAGATTCCTGTAACTCAGTTGATATCTCAGATACCAGCGAACATTCAATAGGATGATTTCTTTTTCATAATGACGCCACTTGAAAGGGTTTTCATTTTTCATACTATCTCTCTGCAAACAAATTAGTGCCAAAACGGACTTGTATCAGACATTAATAATTTTTTGCAACAGAACCAAAAAAAGTCTGAAGAAATTTTCAGAAGTATTATCTTTTAATTATCCTGCTATTGGCTGGTATTTTTCTTCTGAGGAAATGGAAGATTCCTTTATTTTTAGAAAGAATAAATGGGTATGTATGTTTATGTATCTGAAGATGATGATGATAAAAAATAAAAAAATCCGGTTCTCGGATGATAATGATAAAGCCTGCACAGGTCCCACAGAATACTTTGGTTTTTCTGAACTTGAGGATGATGGAGGTGTTTTTCTCGCTGAAGTAGAAAGATTTTGTAAGAATATTGAAATTTCAAAAGAATATACCAGGTGGTCAGCAACCCTTATTCACCCGCCAAAAGGCAAATATCTGTACATGGAAAAACTTGAGAATATTGATGATAGCAGAGAGATTGAGGTTGCTAATCTTTTCCCAGCAAATATGACCAGCCTGGCAAAGCTGGTAACCCTGTCAAGTTACGATAGGATGGCAAATACGGATAATGTATTGATACCTGATGCTTCAGGTTGTCAGTCTATCTTTACAACTCCCTATCATGAAAAATTTCAAGAAAATCCAAAATGTATTATTGTGCTAATGGATACGATGGCCAGAAATTTTGTCCCCGAAGATATGATTTTATTTTCAATGCCAACCAACAGATTTGTGGAAATGGCGAATAATATTGAAGGCAGCTTTCTTGATAATAATTTTAAAAATCCGACAGGTTTTTAATCTTGATTATTACGTATTGAGAAGTACGGACAATAATCATGGAAGCAAATAGCAAAAGCGTAATTAAATGCATGCTATTGGGATTGGCCAAAAAAATTCATTCCATAAAAAAAGGATGCTTCCAACGCCTGCATCACATCACTTCCAACGCCTGCATCACATCACTTTCTCCGCCGCTTCGTTCGCTACGCTCACTTCGCTCTGGGCTGAGCGGCTTTTTGCCTGGCTGCAAAATTTCAGACGATTGGTTATAAGGTATGAATATCATGCTGAAAATTTTCTATCCATGGTTCAACTTGGTTGCGCCATAATATTGTTACGTTTTTTTTAAGATGACTTGTAATCGTTTCGTGGACGTCCTCGGGATATCACTATCTTATTACAGATTCTGGTCTCTCAAAGTACCACTGCCACATGAGGCCAAAACCCATCCCAAAGGCATCATCTGTGCCACACACAGGGACCTGCAACAGATGGTCCTTGAAAAATCCTTTAGAGAAGATTTGTGGTTCCGGCTCAACGTGTTTCCAATAACGATCCCGCCGTTGCGACATCGAAAAGCGGATATCCCTGATCTGGTCAAGCACTTCGTCCAAAAGAAATGCCAAGAGATTAGAATTCCAGCCCATCCGACGATCTCGTCGATTCAAATAAAAAAGCTAATAGAACATGATTGGCCCGGGAATGTGAGGGAGTTGGAAAATTCAGTTGAGAGAGCGCTTATACACGCCTTAGC
It encodes:
- a CDS encoding aminotransferase class I/II-fold pyridoxal phosphate-dependent enzyme codes for the protein MEENNIIRFAGRMDQLPPYLFGMINKMKMDKRRNGDDVIDLGMGNPMDPTPDAVIEKLVEVAKDPKSHRYPESSGMPHLKKEISKYYNRHYHIDLDAEKETYFTIGSKEGISHLCLAIMGPGDSVLVPAPAFPIHIYAAVIAGANVMRIPLDPEKGFLDRIANICESCYPSPKVLMLNYPHNPTGVVTDKNFFKEIVKLAKRFNFMVINDFAYAKITYDGYEAPSFLEVEGAKDVGVEFGSFSKSYNMAGWRIGYCVGNEKIVAALGKIKGYFDYGIFSAIQVAGIIALRDCDDTIPELCKTYETRRDILCSGLERQGWEIEKPKAGMFVWAKIPEPFAQMGSMEFAIQLMNRGNVAVAPGIGFSEEGEGYVRLALVENEERLRQAVRQMKKAMEQMAV
- a CDS encoding IS6 family transposase, which codes for MKNENPFKWRHYEKEIILLNVRWYLRYQLSYRNLEEMMQERGLSVDHSTIYRWVQRYAPEMEKRSRKYLRQSNDSYRIRPRVLSVDGNPAYPPAVKALKEKKLLNKDCILRQNKYLNNIIEQDHRFIKKLVRAGMGFKTFHSAWRTLKGYEIMNMIRKGQVKNIRKGEILKQKEFVENLFSYAA
- a CDS encoding DUF169 domain-containing protein, producing MYQTLIIFCNRTKKSLKKFSEVLSFNYPAIGWYFSSEEMEDSFIFRKNKWVCMFMYLKMMMIKNKKIRFSDDNDKACTGPTEYFGFSELEDDGGVFLAEVERFCKNIEISKEYTRWSATLIHPPKGKYLYMEKLENIDDSREIEVANLFPANMTSLAKLVTLSSYDRMANTDNVLIPDASGCQSIFTTPYHEKFQENPKCIIVLMDTMARNFVPEDMILFSMPTNRFVEMANNIEGSFLDNNFKNPTGF